CATTGATTGTTAGTTTGATACCAAAAGGTTGTTCTTGACAGAATACAGTTTGTAAAGGTTGTTTTATTTCAAAACTTAAGCCTGACTGACATTCTATATTTAGGCTAACAGAACGACGTTTCAAGGTTAAATCTGCTAAATTAGGATTTGTAATCAAAGCTGTATAAATTCCTCTATCCGTATTTTGGACTTGATTTAATGTGAAATTTTGAAGTGTAGAAATAGGATTTCCATCTTTCAACCATTGATATATATTTCCGTTTCCTTGTGTTTGAATGGTAAAGAAAACAGAAGAATTGGGAAGAGCTAAAATATCCATTTCCTCATTAATAGGAGCTTGAGGCGCATAATCAAATACATTAAAGTTAGAGTTTGCAAAAGGTAATAAATCATCAAATTCTAATTCATTCTCAGCTACTCTTAATTCTTTCAAATTATTGAGTTGTAACAAGCCTATATCAAGTGAATTTAGATTATTTATATTTATCTCAAAAGTTACTAAAGAATTGAGATTTTCTATTCCTGTAGGAAGAACACTAATAAAATTTTGATTAGCATAAAGCTGAATTAGTTTTGCAAGATTTGTAATTGAATTTGGTAATTCTTTAAGGTCATTATCACTTATATTCAAGACCAAAAGTTCACTCAAATTTCCTATTGTCTCTGGAATTGCAGCAAAATTATTTTCGTTGAGGTATAAGTTTCTCACTTTTGCTAAACTTCCAATTTCGTCAGGCAATTCATCCAAATTATTTCTTGACAACCAAAGAGCTTGAAGATTTATTAGATTACCAAAAGAAGCAGGAACAGCACCTTCAAAGTTGTTTTTATCTAAGTCTAAATAAGTCAGTGTTGTCATATTTCCAATAGTTGAAGGTATTTGTCCCTCTAAATCGTTATCAAAAAAGCTCAAATAACGAAGTTCTGAAAATAATTCAGCATCAAAAACATCAGGCAATGTTCCTATCATATTACGAGAAGACAAATCAAGTTCAGTCAGTTTATTTCCTGAAAGTGTTACGCCTTCCCATGTAGCGACAGGGTTTGTCAAATTCCATTTTCTATTCCAAGTTGTGTTTCCACCTGTTTCATTAAAAATGGCTACTAAGGCAAGTGAATCAGTTTCATTTAAAAATCCTTCAACAATTAGTTTAATTGAATGACGTTCTAAAGTAAGCTGATTAGATACTGAATTTTTTATTGTACAAAAATATACTCCTGCATCTGAAGGAATTGCATTTGTGATGGTAAATGTTTCAGCGTTTGCTCCATTTATAGGGGTTTGGTCTTTATACCATTGATAAAAAGTAAAATCTCCTTCTGTAGCAGAATTGAAAGTAATAGACTCTCCTTCTGAAATAATTTCTGTAGTAGGAGAATAAATTTTGGCTTGTGGCGAATAGGTGAAATTTGGAATCTGACCAACAAAGTTTTCTGATGAACCAAAACTAAGTCTATTTCCTTGTATTTTGAGAGAAAAACTAGGAGCATTGATTTGAGATAAACCAAGAATAGAAGTTGGAAGTGTTCCTACCAAATTATTATTTGATAAATCAATTGAAATTATTTGTCCACAACCTATTTCTATACCATTCCAAGTAGAAACTGGCGTAGTCAAATCCCAACTAGTAACCCAATTTTGTCCACCTGTTTGATTATAAATATCTACCAAAATAAGTGAATCAGAAGGAGAAACAAAGAATTGCTCTATAATCGTAACTACTTGCTCATCAGTTGCTGTATTTCCTGCCGAATCTATGGCAGTCCAAATTACAGTTGTTTCTCCAAGAGGAAATAATGCAGGTGCATCATTGAAAATTCTAACCAAACAGTTATCCGAAACGATAGGGTTTCCAATATCTAATCCTGTGCTATCAGCCGTACAAGTATATAAATCGGCATTTATTGAGATAGAAGAAGGAGCTTCAATACTAGGAATTTTGTTATCTACTACTGTAATAGTAAATGTATTTGGACTTGCTGTATTTCCATTTTCATCGCTTGCTGTCCAAGTAATAGTTGTGATTCCTGTATTAAATTCAACATTTTCTAATGAATTTAGACTACCCAATGTAGCACCGCTCAATAAATAATTATAGGCAGAAACTCTACAGTTATCGCTTGCTGTTCCATTCGGAATTTGCTGTGTCGTAGATGTAGTTTGATTAGTATAGAAACAATCTGTTGGATTAGTATTTCTAGTGAAGTCTTGCATAGCTACCAAGCTAGGTGCTTGTGTATCGTTTATGCCTTCTGCTTGAATGTTAAAGTTATAAGGGTTTTCATCAATGTCATTATTCTCTATATTAACGAGAGCTATTTGACTTCCTGTAACTGAAGGATTAAAAACTACATCAAAAGAGTAGCTTTGGGTAGGAGCAAGAACAATAGGGTTAGAAGGAAAATCAGTAGGCAAATTAGATAATGTAAAGTCTCCAGTAGAAGTATTTAAAGTTATATTATCTATCGTTAAATCCGTTGAACCAATACTCTCAATAGTATAGGTACGAGTAGAAGAAGCACTTCCACAAGTTAGGGTAGTAGGGAAAATAGTATGGTCGCTTGGGTCTGGTGTAATATCTCCATCTGCGATGGTAGTTCCGTTTCCTGTTAGATTTATTTCTTGTCCTACTACTCCCTGTCCTTGTATGTCAAAACTATATGTTCCGTCTTCACAGTCATTACTACTTATTACTATAGTATTGGTGTATGAATCTATGGTAAGTGGGGTAAATCTAACATCAAAAGTTTGGGAACTTCCTGCTGAAATAGTAAAAGGAGAAATAACATCTGTTTCAAAACCCAAAACTGTGTTTAGAAAGCCAATAGAAGAAATATTCAAATCTTCTGTTCCTGTATTTTGAATGTTATAAGTTACTGTTTTTGTAGAAGAAATCCCTACATCTCCAAAGTCTGTATCATCACTTGGACTAGGAGTAACATCATTATTTGAGATTGTGATATTATTACCTTGTACATTTATTTCGACAGGGTCAATGACAGTTACTGTGAAAGTATTAGAAGGATCATTATTTATATTTGTTCCATCACTTACTGTATAGATTACAGTTGTTACTCCTAGATTAAATACTTGGTTAGTTAAATCATTTACTGTTTGTCCATTAATAAAATAATTATAAATAAGTGTTCCGTTACAATTATCTGTTGCTGATACATTTTGAATTGGACTAGAAGCAATATCATTATCAAATGTACAACTAGATGTATTTACACTTACAGTTTGGTTTGCTGGATTAATTACAGTAGGTACTTCTGTGTCATCTAACCCTTCTGCTATTACTTGAAAAGTATAAGGTTCTTCATCAGGGTCATTAGTGCTTATCTGTATCATTGCCGTTTGTGTACCTATATTTTCTGGGTCAAATGTTACTACAAAAGTTGCCTCACTTCCACTTATAATGGAAGATATAGAAGAAGTTACTGCAAACTGTATATTATCTGTTGTTATACTACTAATTGTCAAATCTGCATTTCCATCATTTCGTATTACAAATGTTTTATCAAGGGAATTATTGCTACATTCTTCTACACTTCCAAAATCTGTATTTCCTCCACTCATAGCACTACTGCCATTTATTACTTCTGTATCAGAGTCTTGCTCTTTTACAAAAATATCTGGTTTTAGTCCTGTACCTTGAATATCAAATGTGTAAGAAGGCGTTTCACAATTATCTGTATTTATGATAACAGTCGCATTACGAGTTCCAAAGTTGGTAGGTGTGAAAGTAATTATAAAATCTTCACTATCAGAATTAGCTATAGAGGTAGGAGTAGAACTTATTGCAAAATCTCCTGCATTTGTTCCACTAATAGCAATAGAAGTAATATTTAATGGTGTGCCTCCATCATTAATAATAGTATATGTTTTTGCTAAATTAGTAGAAATACTTCCAAAGTCTGTATCATCGGTAGTAGAAGGTGAAGTATCTCCATTTACTATATCTGTACTATTTCCTTGTACATTTATTTCTGAATAATTAGGAATATATTTTTTGAGTGTTCCTGTATTATCTATATTATCTTGATAGGCAATATGTAAAACTCCATTTGTATTAAAATCAATTACAGGAGAGCTAGTTGATGTTCCTGTGTTAATAGCAAGGTTTGTCCAGTCTGAGCCATTATATTTTTTTACACGAACATCATTTGTAGAACCTACATTTTCTATAAGAGTTAAATAGGGGGTTGCTTCTAAATCTACTAGCAGATTTCCGACAATAGAATTTAAAGTAGGTAAAGAAGAACCAATTTCAATCCATACTCCTTCATAAAATGCCACTTTTGTAGCTCCTGATTCATTGTAAGCTACATAAATATAGTTGTTTTTATCAATACTTATACTTTGCATGGTTGATGTTTGTGAAGAAAAACCTGGACTTCCTATGTATCCCCAACCTCCATCTCCATTGTATTCTCTTACAGAAGTTTTTAATCCATTATTGAAATCTCTAAATGCAATAACAGGGTTTCCATTATTATTTATAGCTAGACTAATAAAATTTGCTTGTCCATCCGAAGCATCTCCACCTATATTTTCCCACTGTTGGTCATCATATTTAACTACTTGTGCTTTTATGCTATTATCTTGATAGGCTAGGAATAAATCTTCTTCTTTGTCTAATGCAAGTTGTAACGAACTAGAACTAGAGCTAATAAAAGCACCTCCATCACTTATATTTGTCCAAGTAGTTCCATCAAATTCCATTACAATTACTTCTGCTACAGAATTATTATAAGCCACATAAATAGTTCCCTCTCTAGTGATAACCATACTTTGATTAATAGCAATATCAGAAGAAATTTCTGTTCCTGCTACGTCTAGCCAGTTAGTGCCATTGTATTTTCTGACACTTGTTGTTCCACTTGCATTTTGAAAAGCTACATAGGGACTTCCATCTTGTGCTATTTTCAAGTCATAAAAAGGAGTAGTGCTAGTAGAAAAACTCTGTTCTGCTTCTATCCAGTCGTAATTGGGATAAGTACCTGTGTTTCCTGTTCCTTGTACTTGGAACATAAAAGGATTTGTATCTTCATCATTACTATAAATAGCTACTGTAGCTCTTTGTTGAGCTGCTTCAGTAGGTGTGTAAGAAATTGTGAATGTTGCCTGTGCCACACCATCAATAACAGATATAGTAGGCTGACTTGTAACTTCAAAGTAAGTATCTCCAGATATTTCTACATTTCCACTTAACTCAAGAGCTGAGCCTCTAATATTTTCTATTGTAAATGTTTTTGTAATTGTATTACATCTATTTATTGTTCCAAAATCTACTGTTGATGAGCCACTTGAAATAATACCTACATCATCAGAAATTCTTATTTGTGGAGTAGCTATTGCTTTTATATTGAAGGAATAAGTGTTAGTTATTCCTCCGTCATTGCTTTCTATGGTTACAATAGCTGTTTGCTCTCCATAATTTCCGTTAATAGGGGTAAACTCTATATCTAGAGACAGAAAATTGCTACAACTAGCAAGAATATCTATGGGAGGAGTAGATATAGTGGGAGAAGTAAGAATAAACTGCCCTGTTCCTCCATCATTAATAGTAATATTATTAATAGTTAAATCATTTACACCCAAATTTTGAATAGTATAATATCCAAATGCTATTCCATTTACTGTCCCAAAATCTGTATAGCTTTCTTCAATAGGCGTATTTCCCTCTGGTATATACAGACTATTACCTGAAAGAAATAATTTAGGGCTACTGTTAGGAGTTATTCCAGTTATGATAGAATTTCCTGTTACCCAGTTTGAGGTTGTTCCACTTAATGCAAAGTTAGTTAATATTCCTTCTCTATTATTAGCCGAGTAATCTATAAGATTATCTACTGCTGGTGTTATGCTGTTATCTCCTTCTGGTGTTCCTTGATTAAAAGTATAATATGCTATTAAGAAAGATTCTGAAAGAGGATCAATCTCATTATTTATGTTAGAATAAATAGCATCACAAGAGCGTGATATATCCCAAATGCGTAGTTCATCTAATTCTCCTTCAAATGAATCTAAAGGATCAACAGCAGAATCATCTTTTCCTAAAAAAAATGTATTTGAAGTTTGTACAAAATCATTAAATGTAATTTCTCTATCAGATTGTGGGATTCCATCTACCCAAAGGGTAAATTCATAGACTGAAGAGCCTTTTTTTGTAATTGATATATGATGCCAATTGCCATCTGCAATAACATTATTACTTTCTATGAAATAAGAGCCTTCTCCATCAATTTCCATAGCAAGACCTAACTTTCCCTCATCAGTAGTATGTATATTAAATACTCCTTCTTTAGACATAATAGTCTGTTCTGTACCACTTGTTTTTACCCAAAACTCAATTGTAAGAAAACTACTAAAAGCTGTAGGGATAGAGAAATCACTATGCATCTCTACAAAATCATCTGTTCCATCAAAATTTAAGGCATTACTTTGAGCTGTTAGATTGTTTGATATAAATAGAACAAACAAAAAAAGTAAGAGAATAATTTTTTTCATAGAAGTAAATGGATAAATAGTGGTAACTTGTTGATTATGAGTGTTTATATTTTTCAGATTTAACTAAAAATTAGTACGCAAAGATACAAATTTTTAGCTTAAAAAATAGGATGCACATTGTTATAAAAATGCCTTTAGAAGAATAAAATTAGATTTTAGAATTAAAAAATGAGGTTTTGTGGAGCTTTATGAATTTAGTTACAATTAAAGTTATTGTTGAGCACACCGACAAGAGCTGTTCATGTGTATTTGTACTTTTTTTTGTTTCTACTAATGATAAAAGCACTTTTTATATTTTGAAACTAAAATCATATAGAAGCGATTTTTTTTATAAAAAAACTCCTTCACTAATTTTTAGTAAAGGAGTTTTTGAATGAATTTTTATCTAACTATTTTTATTCAACAATAATCTGTTTTGAATAGGTAGCTCCATTTTGATTGAAATGAATAAGATACATTCCTTTTGCTTGGTTGTTTAGATTCATTTTAAAATCTTGCTTTCCTTTTTCAAAAGTCTGTGTCTTTATTTTTCTACCAATTCCATCAAAGATAGTTACTTCAATGTTTTTGGTAAGAGTTATGCCAAAATGTATGTTGAATGTTCCATTATTTGGGTTAGGATAAACACTAAAATTGTCTGAGAGACTATCTATATAAGTATACTTTTTTGCTGTTTTATTAGCGATTCTACCTGTTGGAGAGTCACAAAAAGATACTGCATAACTTCCTGCATTTCCATTTCCAGTATGAATAGCAACATCAGCAATAAGTATTTCATTAGGGTCTGCATTCTCTTGATAAACTTCTACTTGATTATGGAAATATTTCACAACATTTCCAATACGTTCTACACGTAATTTATCTCCCTTTTCATAATTAACAACTACACCTGAAGAAGGTGTGTAACCTGCAACTGCGCTTCCATGAGATAATAAATACCATCTGTATTTAATAGAAGTATAGTAAGGATTTGTATTAGCTGGAGTTAATCCAAACATATAATTTGTATTTTCAGAAGCTGTATTGACTACAAAACCATCTTGATTAGCTAATAAAGTATTGGTGGTATGAATACCTGAAGACCAAGCATTAGTAGAACTTGTTTTTACTACTTCTGAACCACTATTAGTTGCTTCTGCTTCTATTTCAAAATCAATGACGTAGCTCAAAAGAACTAGTTTTTCCATACTACTAAATGAGCCATTTGCTGTTACAGTATAATAACCTAATGGTTGATTACTAAGTGTATTTGTTGTGCTAACAATAACATCATCTGAATTTTTCCATATATATGAGGTTGTAAAATTTCCTCCTGTTAAACTTATTGTTGCAGAACCTACAGAAACACCACAATCTACTAAGGGAGCTGAAATACTTACATCTAAAGCACAATTGATAAATAAAACTGCTGGTAGGGTTGTCCCTGTTGTTTGTAAAGAAACATCTACTAACAAATCATCTGTAAGTACATTTGTACTTGTACGAAAGATTACACCGTTTTTGCTGTATTGTATAGTTGTGCCTACTCGCTCTATTTTGAATCCATCTCTTGCTTGATAGTTTCCAAAAGAACCTCTATTAATTCCTTTTTCAAACACATATACTGTACCTGTGGCAGTTAGATAAATAGCATAATCTATAGAGTTAAAACCTGTTCCACTCTCTTTTTTAGACAAACCAATGGCAGAATTAATAAGATTGTCTACTTTGAAAACAATGCCACCATTACCAATTACTTTTTTGGTAGAATTTGCACTTGTATTCCAACCTGAGCTAGTATGATCTAATTGTCCATTGGCGTTTAATGTTAAGTTGCTTAGGTTTGTCCAAGTTAAAGGTGCACCAATTAGATAAGAAGAATAAGAGACAATTCCATTTTTAGTTAATTCTAATTGATAAGTGCCTGCATTTAGTCCAGTAATATCTTGTGTCGTTTCACCATTTGACCATAAATAAGTTGCGCCTGTTGCTGTAATATTGATATCACCTGCACTTCCTGCATTTGTACAATCAATTCCTGTGACTGTTGCTGTATAAGTTGGATTTCCACCTGTTGAACCACAAAAGGATGCTTGTACTTGTCCTGTATTTCCTGAATAAATGGCAACATCAGCTATCAAAACTTCATTTGTATTGATAGGGTACTGATGAACCACAATGCCATTTTTATAAAATTTCATTGTACTTCCTTCTCTAGCAACACTAAATACATCTCCTTTTTGGTAAGCTATGGCTGCTCCTCTTTGTCCATTATAACTTGGAATGGCATCAGAATTTCCTACAAAATACCATGCATAATCAATAGAAGTATAACTGGCAATTGCATTTGGTCTAGCCAAACCAATCATATAAGAACCTGTATTGGTAGTGATTGTATTACTGACCCAACCATCTACTCCATTAGCAAGTTGTTGTGTAGAAGCAGAGGTTGTACCACTTGTCCATCCTGTAGCATTTGTTTTGGTTAAGACATTTCCTGATACACTTACATTTGCTTGATTTTCAAAATCAATTTGATAGCCAATAGCTACATGTTTAGTACGTGTTCCGTAATCTGTTCCTGTTATTGTAACTGAATAAATACCTGTATTTTTATTTGAGATATTTGCAGTCGTTTCTCCACTTGACCAAAGATAAGTAGTAGGAAGAGTTTCTCCTAGTAAAGCAGTTGTAGCTGCTCCCAAACCATCAGTAGGACAATTGTTAGATGTAAAAGAACTAATTTCCAAAGTAATAGGACAACTTGTAAACTGAATTTGAGGAATTTTACCACTTTCTGTATACATCGTTACATCAGCCATTAACTCTCCTGCTACTGCATCATTAATGGTACGGAAAGGAGTTCCATTTTTAGAATATTGAATCATTGTTCCTAATCGTTCTATTCTAAGAATATCTCCATTTTGGTAAGTACCAAAACCTCCACGAAGTATTCCTTTTTCATAAACAGCTATACCACCTGCATTTGTTAAATAAAGAGCATAACGAATACTAGTAAATCCAACAGCTCCTTGATAATAAGAAAGACCAACCATATAAGCTGTATTATTTTCTTCTGCTGTAAATATAATTCCTCCGTCTGTAATTATCTTTTCTTCTGAAAAAGCTTTACTTGTCCACCCATTAGTAGCTGTAGATTTGGTAAGTTTCTCTTCTGTATCAACAGAAAAATCAGTCAAGTTTATCCAGTTCAGGTCATAACCTACTTCATAAGTACCTGTATAGGTAGCTGTTCCATCAGTAATTGTAACAGTATATTCGCCTACTGACAAATTAAATATATCTTGTGTAGTTGCTCCTGTACTCCATAGATAAGTAGGGCTTCCACTTCCTCCAGTTACTGTTAAGTCAATTATACCTGTAGAACCTCCTGCACAGCTTACTGGGGTAATAGCAGCTGTGAAAGTAGGAGGAGTAACACTCGTTCCTTGCACTGCAAAATCATAAACTGCTTCATCAGTATCATCATTATTGATAGTAATAGTAGCATTTCTAGTTCCTAAAGCAGAAGGCGCAAAAGTAATATCAAAGGTAATATTATTTCCTGCTGTAATAAGAGTATTAGGAGTAAAGCTACTCACTACAAATTCAGTGTTATTTATACCACTTACACCAATAGAAGAAATAGTTAAGTCTGCATTTCCTGTATTTTGGATAGTGTATGTTTTTATTACAGAGCTGCCATTTGACACAGTACCAAAATCAGTATTATTATTTACATCTGTAGAAGTTGTTCCACTTATGATATTATTTCCATTTCCTACTAGATTGATTTCTGGTGTAGCCATAACAAAACGCTTTACAGTAGTTCTACCTCCGTTTTCTATATCATAATATGCAACATAAGGTTCACCTAAAATAGGATGAAAAGCCAAACTTTGGTAACTAGATCGTCCGTCTGAAAAGCCTCTAATATTTCCTATAGCTTGCCAATTTGTGCCATCAAATCGTATTAATGCAGTTTTTTGTCCATTTCCGTTATTTCCTCCATCACTATAAGCAACATAGGGTTCATTCGAAATAGGATGAAAAGCTAAACTTTGATTTCTTGAATAATTTGCTACAAATGCTACATTTCCTACTGCTTGCCAGTTTGTACCATCAAAACGCATTATAGCAGTTCTTTGATTGTTTCCACTACTATAAGCTACATAAGGTTCATTCGAAATAGGATGAAAAGCTAAGCTTTCATAGTCTGCTCTTTCTGCTGAAAACCCAGCAGTCCCTACTAGTTGCCAGTTTGTACCATCAAAATGCATTACAGTAATTTTACTTCCATTTCCTCCATCTTTATAAGCCACATAAGGTTGATTTGAAGTAGGATGAAAAGCTAAACTGTGGTAGGTAGAGAATCCTGCTGAAAACCCTGTATTTCCTACTACTTGCCAGTCTGTGCCATCAAAACGCATTACAGTAGCCTTACCCCCATTTTCATTATTACTATAGGCGACATAAGGCTCATTTGAAATAGGGTGAAAAGCTAAACTTTGATAGCTAGACGATCCTGCTGAAAATCCTGTACTACTTCCTACAGCTTGCCAATTCATACCATCAAAACGCATTACAGTAGTTTTATATCCATTTGACTCATCACTATAAGCGACATAAGGTTCATTTGAAGTTGGATGAAAAGCTAAACTTTGGAACTCTGATCTTCCTGCTGAAAATCCTTTATTTCCTATACTAGTCCAGTTTACTCCATCAAAACGCATCACCGTAGTCTTTCTACCATGTGCATCATCACTATAAGTAACATAAGGTTCATTTGAAACTGGATTAAAGACTATATCTTGATGGAATCCAATTCCTTCTGCTAATCCTTTATTATTTAATTCTAGCCATTCAGTATCATCAAAATTTATTAATGTGTTTTTATTTGAATTTGCAAAATCGCAATACGAAATATAGGGTTTATTTGAAGTAGGATGAAAAGCAAAATCTAGATAGATTGCACTAGCTGATGGAGCACTCCCTACCATTTGCCAACTTGTGCCATCAAAACGCATTAAAATAGCCCCATTCATATTTTCATAATTACTATATGCAACATAAGGCTCATTTGAAACAGGATGGAATGCTAGGCTTTGAAACTCTGCCTTATCTATTGAAAATCCAGCAGTTCCTACTAATTGCCAGTTTGTACCATCAAAGCGCATCACAGTAGTTTTGCGTCCATTTTGAGAATCACTATAAGCAATATAAGGTTCGTTTGTAGTAGGATTAAAAGCCAAACTTTGATAGATACCTGTTGGTACTACACTCCCAACCATTTGCCAACTAGTACCATCAAAACGCATTATAACAGTTCCATTCCCAACGAAATTTCCAGTTCCATCATCATATTCTCCACTATCATTGTAAGTAACATAAGGTTCTCCCGAAATAGGATGAAAAGCTAAATCTTGATGATAGGTATATCCTAATGAGAATCCAGCAGTTCCTACTAATTGCCAGTTTGTACCATCAAAACGCATTACAGTAGTCTTGTATCCATTTGCGCCATCTTGATAAGCTACATAAGGTTCGCCAGAAATAGGATGAAAGCCTATTTTTTGATATAATCCATTTGATCCAGCAGAACCTATACTTCCTACTAATTGCCAACTAGTACCATCAAAACGCATTACAGTATTTTCAGCAAAATTCACCTCATCACTATATACTACATAAGGCTCACCCGAAGTAGGATGAATAGCCATGTCATGGTAGCGTATTCGCCCAGCTGAAAAACCAGAGTTACCTACTAATCTCCAATTTGTACCATCAAAACGAGCTACAGTTATTTTATAACCCTTACTTCCATCATGATATGCTACATAAGGTTCGCCAGAAATAGGATGCATTGCTAGATTCTGTCTAATAGAATTTGCTTTTAAATAACCAATATCCCCAACATCTTCCCATTGAGCTAATAAAGAATTTGTATTGAAGAAGAAAGTAATAAAGAATAAAAAACTTAAAACAAGCATGGTTTTTTTACTCAAAAGTGGTAGAAGAATGTGCTTCATTAGAATTGAAAGGAAAGGTGAAAATAAAATAAAAGAAGATCTAAATCTATAATTATACTGATAGTTAGATTTTTATACGGCTGCAAAGGTAAAGCAGAGTTTTTAATAAAACAAAATAATTGTAGTTATTTCTTGTTTTATTACATAAGTGACTTTAAATTTTAATAGAGGTAATTTTATTTTTGGAGCAAAATGTAATTTCATTGTGTCTTAAAACTATTTTTATATATAATAAATTAGTGGTTATAAGATTAGTAAAATAGGAATTAGATAAATTATCTTTTACTTTTTTTGATTTAAACAATTAAGAAACCTAACTTTGGAAAGTAACTCAAATACATAATAAAAGCACAAAAAAAATAGCTAAAAACAAATGTTCGCAACCTCACAAATAGAAATCAGCAAATCAGCCCTTCAAAATAACTATGATTTTTTAAGAAAATTAATAGGAGAAAAAACAATACTTTCTTCTGTAGTAAAAGGAAATGCCTACGGACACGGATTAGAAAATTTTATTCCTTTAGCAGAATCGTGTGGAATCAATCATTTCTCTGTTTTTTCAGCAGATGAAGCATTTTATGTCCAGAAGTTAAAAAAAGACGATTCAGAAATTATGATTATGGGAATGATAGGAAATGAAGAACTAGAATGG
This is a stretch of genomic DNA from Bernardetia sp. MNP-M8. It encodes these proteins:
- a CDS encoding choice-of-anchor D domain-containing protein, which gives rise to MKHILLPLLSKKTMLVLSFLFFITFFFNTNSLLAQWEDVGDIGYLKANSIRQNLAMHPISGEPYVAYHDGSKGYKITVARFDGTNWRLVGNSGFSAGRIRYHDMAIHPTSGEPYVVYSDEVNFAENTVMRFDGTSWQLVGSIGSAGSNGLYQKIGFHPISGEPYVAYQDGANGYKTTVMRFDGTNWQLVGTAGFSLGYTYHQDLAFHPISGEPYVTYNDSGEYDDGTGNFVGNGTVIMRFDGTSWQMVGSVVPTGIYQSLAFNPTTNEPYIAYSDSQNGRKTTVMRFDGTNWQLVGTAGFSIDKAEFQSLAFHPVSNEPYVAYSNYENMNGAILMRFDGTSWQMVGSAPSASAIYLDFAFHPTSNKPYISYCDFANSNKNTLINFDDTEWLELNNKGLAEGIGFHQDIVFNPVSNEPYVTYSDDAHGRKTTVMRFDGVNWTSIGNKGFSAGRSEFQSLAFHPTSNEPYVAYSDESNGYKTTVMRFDGMNWQAVGSSTGFSAGSSSYQSLAFHPISNEPYVAYSNNENGGKATVMRFDGTDWQVVGNTGFSAGFSTYHSLAFHPTSNQPYVAYKDGGNGSKITVMHFDGTNWQLVGTAGFSAERADYESLAFHPISNEPYVAYSSGNNQRTAIMRFDGTNWQAVGNVAFVANYSRNQSLAFHPISNEPYVAYSDGGNNGNGQKTALIRFDGTNWQAIGNIRGFSDGRSSYQSLAFHPILGEPYVAYYDIENGGRTTVKRFVMATPEINLVGNGNNIISGTTSTDVNNNTDFGTVSNGSSVIKTYTIQNTGNADLTISSIGVSGINNTEFVVSSFTPNTLITAGNNITFDITFAPSALGTRNATITINNDDTDEAVYDFAVQGTSVTPPTFTAAITPVSCAGGSTGIIDLTVTGGSGSPTYLWSTGATTQDIFNLSVGEYTVTITDGTATYTGTYEVGYDLNWINLTDFSVDTEEKLTKSTATNGWTSKAFSEEKIITDGGIIFTAEENNTAYMVGLSYYQGAVGFTSIRYALYLTNAGGIAVYEKGILRGGFGTYQNGDILRIERLGTMIQYSKNGTPFRTINDAVAGELMADVTMYTESGKIPQIQFTSCPITLEISSFTSNNCPTDGLGAATTALLGETLPTTYLWSSGETTANISNKNTGIYSVTITGTDYGTRTKHVAIGYQIDFENQANVSVSGNVLTKTNATGWTSGTTSASTQQLANGVDGWVSNTITTNTGSYMIGLARPNAIASYTSIDYAWYFVGNSDAIPSYNGQRGAAIAYQKGDVFSVAREGSTMKFYKNGIVVHQYPINTNEVLIADVAIYSGNTGQVQASFCGSTGGNPTYTATVTGIDCTNAGSAGDINITATGATYLWSNGETTQDITGLNAGTYQLELTKNGIVSYSSYLIGAPLTWTNLSNLTLNANGQLDHTSSGWNTSANSTKKVIGNGGIVFKVDNLINSAIGLSKKESGTGFNSIDYAIYLTATGTVYVFEKGINRGSFGNYQARDGFKIERVGTTIQYSKNGVIFRTSTNVLTDDLLVDVSLQTTGTTLPAVLFINCALDVSISAPLVDCGVSVGSATISLTGGNFTTSYIWKNSDDVIVSTTNTLSNQPLGYYTVTANGSFSSMEKLVLLSYVIDFEIEAEATNSGSEVVKTSSTNAWSSGIHTTNTLLANQDGFVVNTASENTNYMFGLTPANTNPYYTSIKYRWYLLSHGSAVAGYTPSSGVVVNYEKGDKLRVERIGNVVKYFHNQVEVYQENADPNEILIADVAIHTGNGNAGSYAVSFCDSPTGRIANKTAKKYTYIDSLSDNFSVYPNPNNGTFNIHFGITLTKNIEVTIFDGIGRKIKTQTFEKGKQDFKMNLNNQAKGMYLIHFNQNGATYSKQIIVE